A genomic region of Litoribrevibacter albus contains the following coding sequences:
- a CDS encoding phospholipase D-like domain-containing protein: MRLQELEKWLVEALEDAKLDNAEKAELREIVPTLTLEEGRFVRNKAFALARDVIREDVNLTMPVLKWLEQVVKTLDSAENPTSIASSACFSPGDECRRKIVDLCHGARRSIDICVFTISDDSLSDAIFKAHQRGVQVRVITDNDKANDLGSDVDELSKKGVPLRMDRTDNHMHHKFAVFDQTTLLNGSFNWTRSASRYNQENIAVSGDVRLLERFNSEFERLWKEFA, translated from the coding sequence ATGCGTTTGCAGGAATTGGAAAAGTGGTTGGTAGAGGCGTTGGAAGACGCCAAGTTAGATAATGCTGAAAAAGCGGAGTTACGAGAAATTGTTCCGACGTTAACTCTGGAAGAAGGGCGTTTCGTTCGCAATAAAGCCTTTGCATTGGCCAGAGACGTAATCCGGGAAGACGTTAATCTGACCATGCCGGTGTTGAAATGGTTAGAGCAGGTTGTGAAAACCTTGGATTCAGCAGAAAACCCAACCTCGATTGCGAGCAGCGCATGCTTTAGCCCAGGTGATGAGTGTCGCCGCAAGATTGTGGATTTGTGTCATGGTGCTCGTCGTTCCATCGATATCTGTGTGTTTACCATTTCGGATGACAGTTTGAGCGATGCAATATTCAAAGCGCATCAGCGGGGTGTTCAGGTTCGAGTGATCACTGATAACGACAAGGCGAATGATCTTGGCAGTGATGTGGATGAACTGAGTAAGAAAGGTGTGCCGCTTCGGATGGACCGAACTGACAACCACATGCACCACAAGTTTGCCGTGTTTGATCAAACGACTTTGTTGAACGGTAGCTTTAACTGGACTCGAAGCGCTTCCCGGTACAATCAGGAAAACATTGCCGTCAGTGGCGATGTACGATTGTTGGAGCGTTTTAACAGTGAATTTGAGCGTTTGTGGAAAGAGTTTGCTTAA
- the bluB gene encoding 5,6-dimethylbenzimidazole synthase produces the protein MESSSLTERHRFAEAERDALYKTVFNRRDVRGQFLPTTVPDEVLARVLYAAHHAPSVGFMQPWNFLVIRSQQKKQQVHQLFSKANKEAVELFDKDKQKTYKNLKLEGILESPINLCITCDRTRTGKPVLGRTHMKTMDLYSSVCAVQNLWLAARTEGLGVGWVSIMHEDELKATLGIPEHVVPIAYLCIGYVEHFKDKPELETKGWLPRMEISDLVNFEEWEGSAQSSDDQELLSTLAEMSDFPTGFPVR, from the coding sequence ATGGAATCCAGCTCTCTTACTGAGCGCCATCGTTTTGCCGAGGCAGAGCGTGATGCGCTCTACAAAACCGTGTTTAATCGTCGTGATGTTCGTGGTCAGTTTTTACCTACTACCGTGCCCGACGAGGTATTAGCGCGTGTTCTTTATGCCGCACACCATGCGCCTTCTGTAGGTTTCATGCAACCCTGGAATTTTCTGGTGATTCGTTCTCAGCAGAAAAAACAGCAGGTACACCAGCTGTTCTCAAAAGCGAACAAAGAAGCGGTAGAACTGTTCGATAAGGACAAACAGAAAACCTACAAGAACTTAAAGTTGGAAGGCATCTTAGAGTCGCCGATTAATCTCTGCATCACTTGTGACCGAACCCGAACCGGCAAACCTGTGCTCGGTCGAACGCATATGAAAACCATGGACCTCTACAGCTCCGTCTGTGCGGTACAAAACTTATGGTTAGCCGCACGTACAGAAGGTTTAGGGGTTGGCTGGGTGAGTATCATGCATGAAGATGAGTTGAAAGCGACCCTGGGTATCCCTGAGCATGTGGTGCCCATTGCTTACCTGTGCATCGGCTACGTGGAGCACTTTAAAGACAAGCCAGAGTTAGAGACGAAAGGCTGGTTACCAAGAATGGAGATCAGTGATCTGGTAAATTTTGAAGAGTGGGAAGGTTCAGCCCAGTCCTCAGATGATCAGGAGTTGCTATCAACCTTAGCCGAGATGTCCGACTTCCCGACTGGTTTTCCGGTGCGTTAG
- the cobU gene encoding bifunctional adenosylcobinamide kinase/adenosylcobinamide-phosphate guanylyltransferase codes for MLELILGGARSGKSRFAEERALASGKQLVYLATAETRDREMSERVKLHQARRSDQWSLIEEPLALAEVLKQHSRADNCILVDCLTLWLTNCLLQSENVQQDQAWQSERAKLLDTLQTLPGDVIFVSNEVGQGVVPMGELSRKFVDEAGWLHQDLAKLCDTVVFVVAGLPQFLKSSSIPKT; via the coding sequence GTGCTTGAACTCATTTTAGGTGGTGCTCGTTCAGGAAAGAGTCGATTTGCTGAAGAACGGGCGTTGGCTTCAGGCAAACAACTTGTCTATCTGGCTACCGCAGAAACCCGGGATCGGGAAATGTCGGAACGCGTTAAACTGCATCAAGCCCGTCGCTCTGATCAATGGTCTTTGATTGAAGAACCGCTTGCGTTGGCTGAAGTCTTAAAACAGCACAGTCGAGCCGATAACTGTATTCTGGTGGATTGTTTAACCTTGTGGCTGACCAACTGTTTGTTGCAATCTGAAAATGTTCAGCAAGATCAGGCGTGGCAATCGGAGCGAGCTAAATTACTCGATACCCTACAGACGCTACCCGGTGATGTTATTTTTGTGAGTAACGAAGTCGGTCAAGGTGTGGTGCCGATGGGGGAATTGTCCCGAAAGTTTGTCGATGAGGCCGGTTGGTTGCATCAGGATTTAGCCAAACTCTGTGATACCGTGGTGTTTGTGGTGGCCGGTCTGCCCCAATTCCTCAAATCCTCCTCAATTCCTAAAACCTAG
- the cobT gene encoding nicotinate-nucleotide--dimethylbenzimidazole phosphoribosyltransferase, with the protein MTAWWTQAIQQPNAEQGEQASAHQNQLTKPPGSLGQLEDIAIQLAANQNTLKPKVDNVAIRVFAGDHGVVEEGVSAFPQAVTVEMIKNFCAGGAAISVLAKEQGADFQVVNVGTATPVEDHPKLINQPVAAGTQNFCQQAAMTEAEFEAALGLGKSIAEQAHQEGAQLFIGGEMGIGNTTAASAVAAALIQDELTLEQKVLALVGRGTGVDDKGLTIKQQAVMRALALHQDSISDPVLALQAVGGLEIVALTGAYLRCGQLGVTVLVDGFICSVAALAALSINEKLRPWLIFAHQSEESGHQKVLQALDAKPLLNLGMRLGEASGAAVALPLLRLACSLHSSMATFESAGVSNSDD; encoded by the coding sequence ATGACTGCCTGGTGGACTCAAGCGATTCAACAGCCTAATGCAGAACAAGGTGAGCAAGCATCGGCTCATCAAAATCAGCTGACTAAGCCACCGGGATCATTGGGGCAGTTGGAAGACATTGCAATCCAATTGGCGGCTAATCAAAACACGTTGAAGCCGAAAGTCGATAACGTCGCCATACGCGTGTTTGCTGGCGATCATGGCGTTGTGGAAGAAGGTGTCTCTGCCTTTCCTCAAGCGGTTACTGTCGAAATGATTAAAAATTTCTGTGCCGGTGGTGCGGCCATCAGTGTGTTGGCGAAAGAGCAGGGCGCGGATTTCCAAGTGGTCAATGTTGGAACGGCAACGCCAGTGGAGGACCATCCTAAATTGATCAATCAACCGGTTGCAGCGGGCACTCAAAACTTTTGTCAGCAGGCAGCAATGACCGAGGCTGAATTTGAAGCCGCGCTTGGGTTGGGCAAATCCATTGCAGAACAAGCCCATCAAGAGGGTGCCCAACTCTTTATTGGCGGTGAGATGGGGATCGGCAACACCACAGCGGCGTCGGCCGTTGCCGCTGCCTTGATTCAGGATGAGTTAACGCTCGAACAAAAAGTCCTGGCATTGGTTGGACGCGGCACTGGCGTCGATGATAAGGGATTAACCATCAAACAACAGGCTGTAATGCGGGCGTTAGCGCTTCATCAGGATTCAATCAGTGATCCGGTATTAGCGCTACAAGCCGTTGGTGGCTTGGAAATTGTTGCGCTAACCGGTGCCTATCTCCGTTGTGGACAATTAGGTGTGACTGTTTTGGTGGATGGGTTTATCTGTTCCGTTGCTGCATTAGCGGCGCTTAGCATCAATGAAAAGCTCAGACCTTGGTTGATCTTTGCTCATCAGTCAGAAGAGTCCGGGCATCAAAAAGTATTGCAGGCATTGGATGCCAAACCTTTGTTAAACCTGGGAATGCGTTTGGGCGAAGCCAGTGGAGCGGCTGTGGCCCTACCGTTGCTTAGATTAGCCTGTTCACTCCATTCCTCTATGGCAACCTTTGAGTCGGCGGGGGTTAGTAACTCAGACGATTAA
- a CDS encoding histidine phosphatase family protein, which yields MTQTTRVDLLRHGECEGAQSIYRGIIDSPLSKDGWETMNKAVVSVVSDWDVIITSPKQRCRRYAMALAEDLMRPFEINSGFREINFGRWEGLTFRDVWKAEADNVKAFYSDPESNPHGGESVAQMTDRVMAAWAEILQRHRGKRILLVNHGGIMRVLLSELLSIPMTSVSKMNVPYGCLTRFSVFFDEKVSNKAVSNEAVSNEKASDGKENEQYHPMMEFHNKAG from the coding sequence ATGACGCAAACCACAAGAGTTGATCTCTTGAGACATGGCGAATGTGAGGGTGCCCAATCGATTTATCGGGGCATCATTGATAGTCCGTTAAGTAAAGACGGTTGGGAAACCATGAATAAGGCTGTCGTTTCCGTTGTGTCCGATTGGGATGTGATCATTACGTCCCCCAAGCAACGGTGTCGGCGATACGCGATGGCGTTGGCAGAAGATCTGATGCGACCTTTCGAGATCAACTCCGGTTTTAGGGAAATTAACTTTGGCCGCTGGGAAGGTTTGACCTTTAGGGATGTATGGAAGGCGGAAGCTGATAACGTTAAAGCCTTTTATTCCGACCCTGAGAGTAACCCGCATGGCGGGGAATCTGTTGCACAAATGACGGATCGGGTGATGGCGGCTTGGGCTGAGATCTTACAACGCCATCGGGGAAAACGTATTTTATTGGTGAATCACGGCGGAATCATGCGCGTGCTTCTGTCCGAGCTGCTATCGATTCCAATGACATCGGTCTCTAAGATGAATGTGCCCTATGGTTGTTTAACTCGCTTCTCTGTGTTCTTTGATGAGAAAGTGTCTAATAAGGCAGTATCTAATGAGGCTGTATCTAATGAGAAAGCATCTGATGGCAAAGAGAATGAGCAGTATCATCCGATGATGGAGTTTCATAACAAAGCTGGATGA
- a CDS encoding adenosylcobinamide-GDP ribazoletransferase, translating to MNLKSFWVALQFFTLLPTPNLKNVENKDLADSVLWYPLVGAVIGALLWVLAALLMPWFSSLVVAGIVLLVWVAITGALHLDGLADCADAWMGGFGSKERTLEIMKDPVSGPIAVCVLITCLLLKFALIESLLSSSLACGLMVVPVIGRMSAVLLLLTTKYVREGGLGEALSQELDASKAWGILIVLALVTLVLQPVLALCLFTVSLAVFLGWRQRMIQRIEGCTGDTLGAMIELVELAALFGLALFIGVNIGLNG from the coding sequence ATGAACCTAAAATCTTTCTGGGTTGCCCTTCAATTCTTCACGTTATTGCCTACCCCAAACCTTAAAAACGTCGAGAACAAAGATTTGGCGGACTCGGTGCTGTGGTATCCACTGGTTGGCGCTGTGATTGGTGCGCTTTTGTGGGTCTTAGCGGCGTTGCTGATGCCTTGGTTTTCCTCGTTAGTGGTTGCAGGAATTGTACTCCTTGTTTGGGTAGCGATAACTGGTGCTCTGCATTTGGATGGCCTCGCTGATTGTGCCGATGCCTGGATGGGCGGTTTTGGTTCAAAGGAACGCACTTTGGAAATCATGAAGGACCCGGTCAGTGGGCCTATCGCGGTGTGTGTGTTAATCACTTGCTTATTACTCAAGTTTGCGTTGATTGAGTCCTTACTGAGCAGCAGCCTGGCGTGTGGTCTGATGGTCGTGCCTGTGATTGGCCGAATGTCGGCTGTATTACTGTTGTTAACCACCAAATACGTGAGGGAAGGCGGTTTGGGTGAGGCTTTGAGTCAGGAGCTGGATGCATCCAAAGCCTGGGGCATTCTAATTGTATTGGCGTTGGTGACGCTGGTGCTGCAACCTGTCCTGGCACTGTGTTTGTTCACTGTGTCGCTGGCTGTGTTCTTGGGCTGGCGACAGCGAATGATTCAGCGTATCGAAGGCTGCACCGGTGACACCCTTGGTGCCATGATTGAGCTGGTGGAGTTGGCTGCGTTGTTTGGTCTTGCGCTCTTTATTG